In Oryza sativa Japonica Group chromosome 3, ASM3414082v1, one DNA window encodes the following:
- the LOC4333105 gene encoding nuclear transcription factor Y subunit B-8 → MPDSDNDSGGPSNYAGGELSSPREQDRFLPIANVSRIMKKALPANAKISKDAKETVQECVSEFISFITGEASDKCQREKRKTINGDDLLWAMTTLGFEDYVDPLKHYLHKFREIEGERAAASTTGAGTSAASTTPPQQQHTANAAGGYAGYAAPGAGPGGMMMMMGQPMYGSPPPPPQQQQQQHHHMAMGGRGGFGHHPGGGGGGSSSSSGHGRQNRGA, encoded by the coding sequence atgccggACTCGGACAACGACTCCGGCGGGCCGAGCAACTACGCGGGAGGGGAGCTGTCGTCGCCGCGGGAGCAGGACAGGTTCCTGCCGATCGCGAACGTGAGCAGGATCATGAAGAAGGCGCTGCCGGCGAACGCCAAGATCAGCAAGGACGCcaaggagacggtgcaggagtgCGTCTCCGAGTTCATCTCCTTCATCACCGGCGAGGCCTCCGACAAGTGCCAGCGCGAGAAGCGCAAGACCATCAACGGCGACGACCTGCTCTGGGCCATGACCACCCTCGGCTTCGAGGACTACGTCGACCCCCTCAAGCACTACCTCCACAAGTTCCGCGAGATCGAGggcgagcgcgccgccgcctccaccaccggcgccggcaccagcgccgcctccaccacgccgccgcagcagcagcacaccGCCAATGCCGCCGGCGGCTACGCCGGGTACGCCGCCCCGGGAGCCGGCCCCGGCggcatgatgatgatgatggggcAGCCCATGTAcggctcgccgccaccgccgccacagcagcagcagcagcaacaccacCACATGGCAATGGGAGGAAGAGGCGGCTTCGGTCAtcatcccggcggcggcggcggcgggtcgtcgtcgtcgtcggggcaCGGTCGGCAAAACAGGGGCGCTTGA
- the LOC4333106 gene encoding ACT domain-containing protein ACR4, which yields MDGETSCSSWDSDDEYQKFIQKMNPPRVVIDNTSCKNATVVHVDSANKYGILLEVVQVLTELQLIVKKAYISSDGGWFMDVFNVTDQNGQKIMDESVLDEIVKYIHKCLGADSCFLPSRRRSVGVEPSSDYTLIELTGTDRPGLLSEVSAVLTNLECNVVNAEVWTHNKRAAAVMQVMDRKTGLAISDTQRLARIKERLSYVFKGSNRSQDTKTTVTMGITHTERRLHQLMLEDRDYERYDKDRTNVNPTPVVSVVNWLDKDYSVVNIRCKDRPKLLFDTVCTLTDMQYVVFHGSVDSEGPEAYQEYYIRHIDGSPVNSEAERQRVIQCLEAAIERRVSEGLKLELSTGDRVGLLSDVTRIFRENGLTVTRAEVSTRGDKAVNTFYVRDAAGSSAVDLKTLEAIRQEIGQTVLQVKGHPDHRKSPPQESPSRFLFSSLFRPRSLYSLGLIRS from the exons ATGG ATGGTGAGACGAGCTGTTCTTCCTGGGACAGCGACGATGAGTACCAGAAGTTCATCCAAAAGATGAACCCTCCAAG GGTTGTGATTGACAACACATCATGTAAGAATGCAACAGTTGTGCAT GTAGACAGTGCCAACAAGTATGGGATACTGTTAGAGGTAGTGCAGGTCCTCACCGAGCTGCAACTCATAGTGAAAAAAGCCTACATATCATCAGATGGTGGATGGTTCATGGATG TGTTCAATGTGACTGATCAAAATGGGCAGAAGATAATGGATGAATCGGTACTGGATGAGATAGTAAAGTATATTCATAAG TGTCTTGGGGCTGATTCTTGCTTTCTTCCTTCGCGGAGGAGATCTGTTGGAGTGGAACCTTCCTCTGACTACACTTTGATAGAGCTAACTGGAACTGATAGGCCCGGTCTGCTCTCAGAAGTGAGCGCTGTGCTCACAAACCTGGAATGCAATGTGGTGAATGCAGAGGTGTGGACTCATAACAAACGAGCAGCAGCGGTCATGCAAGTCATGGATAGGAAAACGGGGCTGGCAATCTCAGACACACAACGGCTTGCTAGAATAAAGGAGCGACTTAGCTATGTGTTCAAAGGGAGCAACAGGAGTCAAGACACCAAGACAACGGTGACAATGGGGATAACCCACACAGAGCGGAGGCTTCACCAGCTGATGCTGGAGGATCGGGATTATGAAAGGTATGATAAGGATAGGACGAACGTCAACCCCACACCGGTGGTTTCGGTTGTTAATTGGCTCGACAAGGATTATTCCGTGGTGAATATTCGGTGCAAGGATCGGCCAAAGCTTCTCTTCGACACAGTTTGCACCCTGACAGATATGCAATATGTGGTTTTCCATGGGAGTGTGGATTCTGAGGGCCCTGAAGCTTACCAG GAGTATTACATTAGGCATATTGATGGCTCACCTGTCAACTCTGAGGCGGAGCGACAGCGAGTCATCCAGTGTCTTGAAGCTGCTATAGAAAGGAGAGTATCCGAG GGGCTGAAGCTAGAGTTGTCGACAGGTGATAGAGTGGGACTGCTATCCGATGTCACACGCATCTTCCGTGAGAATGGCTTGACGGTTACGAGAGCTGAAGTTTCTACTAGGGGTGACAAGGCTGTCAACACTTTCTATGTCCGCGATGCAGCAGGGAGCTCCGCCGTCGATCTGAAGACTCTTGAAGCTATACGCCAAGAGATAGGCCAGACAGTGCTTCAAGTAAAAGGGCACCCTGATCACCGCAAATCACCTCCGCAAGAGTCGCCATCTAGGTTTCTCTTCAGCAGTCTGTTCAGACCAAGATCGCTGTACAGCCTAGGGCTGATCAGGTCCTGA